AAAGCTCTTCAAAGCAACTGTAAGGTGGCAAACAGATTAAAATGTATTAGTTTGTGTTTTCAAAGAGCTTTAAGAACTTAACTGACTGTACTGAAAGTATACTCCTTAAAGGCATTTGCCAAGTGTAATACTGTTTTAAATTGTTAGCGTGAGTAGGGCTAACAGTTAGTGAGATGTCTGGAATGCAAGTCTTAAGCGGAGTGGCCAAGGGGCCTGGAATTGTTTCTTCaagagaagaggatgctcaggggagacctctTCGCTCTTTACATCTGACAGGatgttgtagtgaggtgggggtcatcctcttttcccatttaactagtgataggacaagaggtaatagccttaagttgcaccacGGGAGTTTCACATCGGCtaataggaaaaaattgttctcagaaagagtggtcaagcactggaacaagctgcccagggaagtggcggagtcactgtccttggagacattcaatAACCACGTAGATGTGACACTTAGGTGGCACATGGTTCAGTGAGAGTGATGGTGATGAGTTGGCAGTTGGAactggtgatcttagaggtccttaAAGATTCTATGTAGCATCAATAAATGGAGAACTGATCCAGAAGATAAAAAAGTTCAATGTCTCCTATACTTCTAGTAAGttaaaaaacactgctttccCAAAGCTGTTACTGCCCAGAGCTAAGGGGAAGTTCGGGCACACTGCCTACCAGGCGTAAGTACTGAATTAGAGAGAGATGTACTTTACACAAACAATTTAGATAGCCATTCTGACTGGGAGTGGGAGAAAATTACTAAGGGAATCCATGTCTGTGTTATTTGAGCCTAAATGGGCTTGAAGTAAACATATACCAACAGCTGTATTTTCACTGCATGGCTTAGGTAAGAAAGTTAcgctctcctttgcctgtctcttctgaccaataTACCTGCAGAATCCCTTCTTACCGTTTTTCATATCCCTCACCAAGTTCcattccatctgtgccttggctttcctgatcccatctctgcacagCTGTACAGCATCGCCATATTCTTCCTAGGCCACCCATCCCTGCTTTCTTGGcctatatttttccttcttatccaTCAGTTAggccagcaggtccttgctcagccaggCCAGTTTTCTGACTCTGCTTAACTTCTTTTGCTGGAGGATGGATAACTattctgctctcagaaaggtaTCCTTAAAGAGCtaccagctctgttctgttcctctgtccctaaggacagtttcccagggtaATCTCATTCAGTATTCTTTAAACTGCTTGAAGTTCGCTGTCCTGAAATTCAGCACTAACTAGATCACACTTGCAGGAAAATGGCCATATTAGGTCAAACAGAGCCATTTAGTTTGGTAAATGCTCAGGGAAAGAGTGCAAGGCAAGACCTTAATGAACTTTGCCTGACAAAGGCTTCCAGCACTCAGTGGTTTTGTTACTTCCTGAGGAGTTGAATCTCAACAAGCTTGACAGCCATGTGGTTTGTGAAACGTTCatttctgaaactatttttccttctatcctGTACAACACCTTGCAAACATCTGTTTCATGATGcaagaagtgtttttttatGTCATTTACAGATTGCACTGCTTCACATCCCCTTTAGTTTGCATTCTGAACTTAAAACTCTCTTCCTATGCCATTTGACATTTATGCAGGATAAGCTTCTACTCGTGCACATATCAGCTCAATCTTTCCTGGTGCCTGGAccactgcattcattttaagACTTATGAAACGTCTTCTAGCATAGCAGATCTATTAAGGAACTCAGCATTTTATAGCATGAGGGTGTTCATCAGTCTGCAAAAGCCAACAAGTTTATTAATTCTCTTCAGCATCTCTCACACAGTTGACAAGAACATGGCACAAATCATGAAAGTGAGTCAGATGTTTATTCGTATGGCAAACAGACTGGCAAGCTAGCGCTTTCCACCAACACGGGGAGCAGAAACTTTGACTGGTTTCACAATTTTCTGCTTAGGTGCTGCCTTTGTTGGAGCCTGTGTAGAAACAACAACATataagcaaagagaaacaaacgATCCACATTCCTGAAAGCATCCCTGAGCTGTACTTAAAATTCTTCAGATAAATTacacaatttaaaaatcagagttAGCAGATTGTGACTACACATCGCCCAAAATATGGACGATGCCAACGTTTGGCATTAGGTCAGAAGCAGTACTGAAGTGCGTGCTAACACTCACCAATACACTGCTACCAAGTCCCTAAATAATGTCACATCTAGGCAAGTTGACATCTGACCTGATGCCAGCAATGTGTAGAAAGTGGTTTTACTGTAGTATTTACTCTCCCTAAGAAGTGGTTTGTTCTATTCAGCCATTCACATGCGTATCTCTAGTGCATTAGCTTGGTCAGTGTGCTTCCAGATCAAAATagacaaacaaattaaaacacaaattcCCAATTAAGTGCTGCAGTAGCATTACAACATGGCATATTCCAAATAAACCCACTGCATCTTACCTTTGCAGCAGAAACAGCCGTTTTCTTGGTGGCCTGCTTAGCCTTCTTGGCTTCTTTTGCAGCCCTGTTAAttcacagaataaaagcaagttATTCATGTCTGCCATTCACTGTTTCTTTGTCTCAATAACCGTAAGAGCTCCCTAAGATCaggaaacaaatgcattatttcaggTTTATCCCCTGCAATCAATGCCTCTAGCAAGACTACCACAGAAACAACTGAATTGTGTGTgacaaaagcagtattttcacaAGGGGAGAGAGCAAGAAGAGACCCCTCTCTGCTGAGGCTAACTCTTGATGAGATTACTCAGTATTGCCTCCAAATATACTgatcttccccccccccactccccaAATGCTCCCAGTTATCAGATTTCTCACCTGATAGCTTGTTCCCTCTGCGCTTTTCGTACTTCAGGCTTCTGATTTCGCTTAGCCATAATCTCAGCTAAGGATGCACCAGTAATAGCCCTTTGAAACTTAACAGCACGGCGCGTGCGCTTCTTTTGTATCTCTTcctaaaatgacagaaaacaaagacaattgGCATCACAAGACATTAAATAAAAGGCTAAAGACAAATACAGAAACAAGCTGCTATTAAGATTAAAGGTATTACCAAGTTGTaaacagaagaattttattcttcattttggaCATAAACAATTTGCTAATTTGCCAAAGCAGACCAATAAGCCATTGACTTTGCTTCTCTAAATGAACTCACAGGTGTTGAGTCAGTGTTTCTATGTAAGCCTTTCTAACTGCTCTTTTGCTGTGCAACGTTAAGCAAGAGACTGAAAATACCTATGCTAACATGACAACTGCAGAACAGTGACATTCTACtaagttagaatcatagaactgtttatgttggaagggacctttacaggtaatctagtccagctcccttCCAGGAACAGAGACATCTTCTGCTAGATATATAGCCCAAAGCTTTCAAAAAGGTTACACGAACATTTCCCTCACTCCTCATCCCCCAAATCATCTGTTTAGGAATTACCAGAGAATCAGTATTCTATTACAATTCTGGAATCTTACAAATCCAAATCATTAAGCAGTCCACAGATTAAGCAGTGCTGTCCAATCTTCTGTAAAgctttttcaaattaaattgttttttttttaaacacgtATAGTTCAGACAAATGTTAAAATCTGATGTACGTCCTGTGGTTCTGAGAGGACCCTCAGACAGAATTCTACACAGTTACAGTGCTTTTGCTGAAGCgttattttccaaatataaagCAACATACAAACTTGAGCAAATGCACGCACGCTTTCACCAAATCAACCACCTTATTCTGGTTATACAAGTCATGCTTTTGCTAACCACCAGCATACTGCAGTTACCTCCATTCTAAGAGACCTGTTACCacatttttcagtggaaaacttGAGAGCAGCGTTCATTGGCATATACTTACTGACTGTCCTTTCTTGTGCTTACGCCTATACAGGACGGTCCAATTGATTTGACGGGGGTTTCTCTTGGAAAGGAATGCAGACTCACATTTTGCATTCAGGAACTGAAAaacctaggaaaaaaagagaaagtattttgTGTAAGCTTCATTTCTATGAAAGACATTTTCACACTTCACATCAGCATATCAAGTAATTAttgaattcagtgtttttcaggactgatgcttttgtgtttttttatgaAGATGACAATTACCCTGAGTTGGGAAGGGACCCACAATTATCTCCGATTCCAGCTTCTGTCTCCAGATTTTAACACATGGAATTTTATTCCTTTGGTTAAACTATCTCATCCCATTAAAAAGCATccccttaaaaatatttttttaagcctAGTTTAGTTTTTCTCACAATAAAGCCTAATGCTCCgatgctgtttttctgagtaAAGCTCacctgccatttttttttttttttttatcaccaCCACACTGCTGTACTATACTGAAGGTGCAGCATAAACATCCATATCCAGAACTGCCTAAGTGTTTGTGCTCAAATAACTATGTACTCTCTGTATGTGAGGGTCACAATTGGACATAAGCAACACTTGGGAGACCAACACTGCTCAATTCCTTCTTGCTTAGAGTAAATTGAGGGCAGAATTAAGAGCATGATTTGCTACTAGGTAGTCAGTTTTAAGTTTCTCAGTTTCTAAGGAGATCACCTCAAGAATAAATCAATCCAATTGTTTAGCTGTCACTGTGATTCTGCAcagcaatcacagaatggttgggttggaagggacctcaaagccaGTTCCAGTCCCCcgccgtgggcagggctgccacccaccagctcagggtgcccagggccccatccagcctggccttgagcgcctgcagggatggggcacccacaacttctctggctAGTGACTGACTAGCACTCTGTGCTAGTGACAAGAACCAGAGCATCTCTTTATAGACACAAACGTCGTACCTCTAGTCCGCATGAGATAAGAGAATCAGATCCCAATGATCCATATCTAACACACTAGATAAGCATCCCATTGCTTTAGCAGAGCTCATCAATAGAACTTTTAACTAACATTTTCTACACCACACGCGCTAAACCACCCCTCCCACACCACAGCCACGCACTAACTCAGGCTTCCCGGCACACAGACCCGGGCCTGCCGCGCACTGACGTCAGCACAGCGCTGTTCCCAGCGGGCACTGCCCGCAGGCCCCGCTCAGCGCTCGGTTTCCTACTCGGCAAGGCGAGGCCTCGCTCCTCCGGTGCCCCACCAACCCCGCCGCAGCCTCACCTTGCCATCGGTGCGGGCGTAGCGGCGGCCGTGGCCCGGGTAGATCTTGTACCCGCTGAAGCTGCACAGCTCGACCCTGAGAGGGAGACAAAAGTTAGCAAAGAGCGCGGACCAGGAGCAGAGGGTCCCGCGGTCACGCCACGGCCTCCCCGCAGGGGATGGCAGCGGATGGGGCAGCCAGGGCCGCAACCCTACTCACTTCATGATGGCGGCGGGCGGGCCGAAGAGGACGGGGGCCGGCCGGAAGTGGGTGTGACGCCGGCGGCGCGGGGCATGCCGGGAGCGCTGCGCCTGCGCGGGGCCCGGCGGGAGGGTGTGGGTCTCGGAGTCCGGTTCGTTGCAGGAgcctctgctggctgcctctGGGTCCCGTTAGGTCTCGCTGCGCAGCCCCGCGCACGGCGGGTAGTCGCTCTACGGGGAAATAAAGCGATCATCGTGACAACGGGAATTTTCTCGTCGCGGAGTGAGGCAGCCAATCGGCGCCCAGCGTCCGGTTGCCTGGCGGCGTCGGCAAGAGGGAAGCATGGCGGCCACCGGAGCGGCGGGCGCAGGAGCGGCGGCGCGGACCGAGCCCGTCTCGCCGGCTGCTGGGGGTGAGGGGACCGCCGCGACCtcgcggcggggcgggcgggctgCGGCCGGCGTTTGTTTGGGTCGCCGTTGTGCGGCGCCGAGGGGCTGGGGCGCGCGGTGCGTGCTGGGAGATGTAGTGCGGCGCCGGCGGCGCCGAGgggcgggcgcggggctgcgactacagctccccagggcgggcggggcgggaggCCGGGCCGCGGGCCGTAGGGCTGTGGGCCTCTAAGGGAGCCCGGGCCCTGTCGGATTGAGACGTTGCGGTCCCGCAGGCCTCACCTTGAGGGCTGTGGGCTTAGCGAGCGGGGAGAGAGCTCTGTGGGGAGGCCCCCGCTGTGCCTGTGTGCCTCGGGGCACGCGGCAGGCCATTCCCAAGCTTCCTCATGGGTACTGAGAGCCCTCGGATCCCAAAACTCTTCCTGCAGAGAGGGAGTCCCGGGTGTGACAGGTTTCTGGCACTGTTTGCTCAGCATTGCGGCTCTTCAGAGCCGTCAGGTGGCCGCGGGTTTGAGAGCCAGTGGCAGTGCAATAAATGCCATCAGGGATGCTTCTTAGGGAAGCAGGTGTCTGGCTGACAGAATGGTGTGCCAGCAGCGTTCATCCCCGTCCTTCACACAGCTGAACCCTAGGAGCCTGGGAGCAGTAAGGTTCTTCAAGTATAGAGACTGCGCTGGGGTAAGGGCCCTGCTCTGGAACATGCTGTTGATGAAGGGAGTGTGATATGCAGTCTGGGTACCAGGAGAAGCAAGTGTTATAATGGCGCACCTGTGTAAAATGCAGAGCAGGGAGTGAATATATGGAAGTTATTATTATTAGCGGGTGTCACCATAGGTACCCAGCCATTCAAGTTCCCTGTAGATGGCAAGTGATTTCCTCTTAACTCTATATTGATTTTTCGTTAATCACATGTTGCACTAATTAAATGCTGTTCTATCATATTTACAATTTGTTCCTGCCCAAATGTTACCTATGCTGTAGCATTGCTGTACAAACAGGTTCTTTGTGAGACTTTTCACTGTATACCTTACTGGAGTACGCAGCATTTAGCCTATCAACAGATGTACAAGTGCCACAATCCTTAGGGAAGATGCATTGACTGGTTTGGCCATTGAAGTCCTGCACTGCAACGTTTGCCCCCCAAATTAGATATTTTCCCTACCCAGTAAGTTAAATACTAAGATTAGGCTTCACAGCAGCCAAACTGCTAAAACAAAGTGTGTCTTTAAgtgttaaattaattttaagggGGTGGGGCGAATCttaatgtttgtttcttctgtcagGTTTAAGCACCCAACTTCTCTTAACAAAGAGGTGTCAGTTTTGGTTTCACAGCTGGAAACCTCCTCTTTGAGTTTGTACCGGACTGTACCTTAACAAATTTGTATAGactaataatatttttcctttgaagtagaaaaagagaaagctgcaggcaTTTATTGAGGGCCTAACATTTGTAGGATGTGTTTGCAaggctgtttcttttcctcaagCTGAGAACTGTCAAGTGGACGCTTCACAAATAGGAGTTGGGTGCCCTAATCTTCAGATGCTGTATTTGATGCTGTGTTTGATGGAGTGCTCTAAGGAGGCTAAGTTTGTAGGTTTGCATCTTGGTCAGCTTTCCTGTGTTCTGAGTGACTAAAGTCTGGATGCTGCTTATCCCTGTATCAGTCTTCCCCTTTTTGTCCTTTAcctttgtttgttgtttgtttagtGACTGGtatggctgctgctgtgtgtgtggaGTGTGATTGTACAGCTGTGTGTTCAGGATGTTCTGGGTATGCCTGCAAGCAGGAATGTAGATAGAGACCTCCTACACATAGGAGCCACTGTCAGGCTACTTAAAATCTGAAACCTTTGgggaagttaaaaaatatagaTGTTCTTGAAATTTGGGGTTTTGAGGATCACACCTTTAAATTTAGCTGCCTAAATTTCATTCAGCTCAGCTTCACACTTGAGGGGATCTCTCTGTTTCTGTTACTGCCAAAATTCAGCCAGAATTCTTTATTTGGACAGGGACTGGAAACCACATCTCCCAATAatggaatgcatttttttttaatgtatttagtCTGAATTAATG
The Numida meleagris isolate 19003 breed g44 Domestic line chromosome 1, NumMel1.0, whole genome shotgun sequence genome window above contains:
- the RPL24 gene encoding 60S ribosomal protein L24 — translated: MKVELCSFSGYKIYPGHGRRYARTDGKVFQFLNAKCESAFLSKRNPRQINWTVLYRRKHKKGQSEEIQKKRTRRAVKFQRAITGASLAEIMAKRNQKPEVRKAQREQAIRAAKEAKKAKQATKKTAVSAAKAPTKAAPKQKIVKPVKVSAPRVGGKR